The Lacrimispora xylanolytica genome has a segment encoding these proteins:
- a CDS encoding PucR family transcriptional regulator, translating to MAIVVKKLVKNAYFLYKMELVAGRNGMNNLVQWVHIIEDDAVSPFLHGYELVFTAGILNQSDHWLLDFAKKLNQSGVSAFVVNLGPHTREIPKEVAAYCDEVNMPLFTIPWETRMVDMTRDFCRRIMQNDNVENTMSTTIKNIIFNVGDLESQILQMERYGYKRSDTFCFISLLADKKDSAEYEEYMDRLTIYAEKTARKIHELFISFTYKENLVFVLVAYTDEEIESFVKDFFDYVKRDNNEALVHMGISSNQPGIYNQEQNFERSISAMEMAARQKESVLYYDQMSIYKILYAVKEKSVLRNFYSESIGLLEKYDRENNTDLVTLLKTYLENNGSLQLVSEKMYIHRNTVTNQLKRIETITGFNPMELEDKVKLYLGFYIQDII from the coding sequence ATGGCAATTGTCGTAAAAAAACTAGTAAAGAACGCTTATTTCTTATATAAGATGGAATTAGTTGCCGGAAGAAATGGGATGAATAATCTGGTTCAGTGGGTTCACATCATTGAAGATGATGCTGTAAGCCCGTTTTTACATGGATATGAACTGGTATTTACCGCCGGAATCTTAAATCAATCGGACCACTGGCTTCTTGACTTTGCAAAAAAGCTGAATCAGTCAGGAGTCAGTGCCTTTGTAGTTAATTTAGGGCCTCATACCAGAGAAATACCAAAGGAAGTGGCTGCATATTGTGATGAGGTGAATATGCCGTTATTTACCATACCATGGGAAACCCGTATGGTTGATATGACCAGGGATTTCTGCCGCCGGATCATGCAAAATGACAATGTGGAAAACACCATGTCAACGACCATTAAGAATATTATTTTTAATGTGGGTGATCTGGAATCCCAGATACTTCAGATGGAACGCTATGGCTATAAACGAAGTGATACCTTTTGCTTTATCAGTCTTCTGGCGGATAAAAAAGATTCTGCAGAATACGAAGAATATATGGATCGGCTCACCATATATGCAGAAAAAACAGCTAGAAAGATTCATGAATTATTTATTTCCTTTACTTATAAAGAAAATCTTGTGTTTGTTCTGGTTGCCTACACTGATGAGGAAATAGAATCTTTTGTCAAAGACTTTTTTGATTATGTAAAACGAGACAACAATGAAGCTCTGGTTCACATGGGAATCAGCTCAAACCAGCCAGGAATCTATAATCAGGAACAGAATTTTGAACGGTCTATTTCTGCCATGGAAATGGCGGCAAGGCAGAAGGAAAGTGTACTTTATTATGACCAAATGAGTATTTATAAAATCCTTTATGCGGTAAAGGAGAAGTCTGTATTAAGAAACTTCTACAGTGAATCCATTGGTCTTTTAGAGAAATACGACAGAGAAAATAACACAGATTTAGTGACTTTATTAAAAACATATCTGGAAAATAACGGAAGCCTCCAATTGGTTTCAGAAAAAATGTACATTCATCGTAACACAGTGACTAACCAGTTAAAAAGAATTGAGACGATTACGGGCTTTAATCCCATGGAATTAGAAGATAAGGTAAAATTGTATCTTGGCTTTTATATTCAGGATATCATTTGA